The Drechmeria coniospora strain ARSEF 6962 chromosome 02, whole genome shotgun sequence genome has a segment encoding these proteins:
- a CDS encoding DNA repair protein RAD16, whose amino-acid sequence MRRGRSSTHAGSHTPASGAASGAAGHIHRSPTPTIVTNTSADSANSSESSTRRQTRSSSARKPPTGDSIHVAHAARDSDPVQRKPNGRPFRASLPAASRPAASSVPASLPIDAPPLSMKRTRSRQSKASIADGESISSVPTPADASTDGEYSTPATSKLPTPVAADGPSCQFPQRSSTLEVRIPSKTHHSAADSERALRKSVYSLNANPNKMASEIMDPDDDDISDSSPDAKVARRLQRREYSSLVNAAASKSTASRRNSRTIAPSPALPALPSRVVPKRGRASIGSSVLEAPPTKKCRVIPDSDAVTDLDIDIDAEIAAVAALDSDELPFLSDDEISFVDESSGLSNDSASDSDSMPLARTRRPPAPATKATRLSRRRAPPAKARNESLPGFPAVPIGRGLNDGQDAAHDTEDESEFELSPAPTPSAGLGSVAPSDAEDDDEWQIRRIAAQRRGFRSGNDRRLKKERSRLETHHPELSTMWKELEAMPVLNAGIAKQPQNISRQLKPFQLEGLAWMKEMETMEWKGGLLGDEMGLGKTIQAVSLIMSDYPAKQPSLVLVPPVALMQWQSEIKSYTDGTLNTFVFHGTNQKAKGITVKELKKYDVIMMSYNSLESMYRKQERGFKRKNGIHKEKSVIHSIRFHRIILDEAHCIKTRTTMTAKACFALQTEYRWCLTGTPLQNRIGEFFSLIRFLNVKPFASYLCKQCPCSALEWVMDDDHRCKSCRHPGMQHVSVFNQELLNPIQKYGNAGPGREALRKLRLMTARIMLRRLKKDHTNSMELPVKEVYVDRQFFGEEENDFANSIMTSGQRKFDTYVAQGVLLNNYANIFGLIMQMRQVADHPDLILKKNAESGQNVLVCCICDEPAEDTVRSRCKHDFCRACVASYIRSTDVPDCPRCHIPLSIDLEQPEIEQDETLVKKNSIINRIKMENWTSSSKIELLVHELHRLRSDNASHKSIIFSQFTTMLQLIEWRLRRAGITTVMLDGSMTPAQRQASIEHFMNNVDVECFLVSLKAGGVALNLTEASRVFIVDPWWNPAAEWQSADRCHRIGQTRPCTITRLCIEDSVESRMVLIQEKKTSMIHSTVNADDKAMESLTPQDMQFLFRGS is encoded by the exons CCCGATCCAGCTCGGCCAGAAAACCACCAACGGGTGACAGCATCCATGTGGCGCATGCTGCTCGAGATTCCGACCCGGTTCAGAGAAAACCTAATGGCAGGCCTTTTCGGGCATCTCTGCCTGCTGCatctcggcctgctgcctCTTCTGTTCCTGCCTCTCTGCCGATCGATGCACCGCCTCTCAGCATGAAGCGAACCCGCAGCAGGCAGAGTAAAGCGTCAATCGCCGATGGAGAATCCATTTCGTCTGTCCCAACGCCTGCAGATgcctcgaccgacggcgagtACTCTACCCCCGCAACGAGTAAGCTCCCGACGCCTGTTGCTGCCGATGGACCGTCTTGCCAGTTTCCGCAGCGTTCTTCGACGCTCGAAGTCAGGATTCCTTCCAAGACTCACCACTCTGCTGCCGACAGCGAGAGGGCGCTGCGAAAAAGCGTGTACTCGTTGAATGCAAACCCAAACAAGATGGCCTCAGAGATTATGGacccggacgacgacgacatttCCGATTCATCCCCCGACGCTAAAGTTGCTCGTCGACTGCAGCGCAGAGAATATTCCAGTCTGGTGAATGCTGCCGCTTCGAAATCGACGGCTTCTCGCAGGAATAGTCGAACCATAGCGCCTTCTCCTGCGCTGCCCGCGTTACCCTCCAGAGTAGTTCCGAAGCGTGGCCGGGCTTCGATCGGCTCCTCCGTTCTTGAAGCGCCCCCCACTAAGAAGTGCAGGGTCATACCAGACTCCGACGCCGTTACGGATCTTGATATTGATATAGATGCCGAGattgctgctgttgctgctctGGACTCCGACGAGCTTCCTTTTCTTTCAGACGATGAGATTTCGTTTGTTGATGAATCGAGCGGCCTGAGCAACGATTCAGCCTCCGACAGTGACAGCATGCCGCTGGCACGAACGAgaaggccgccggcgcctgcGACGAAAGCAACACGCTTatctcgtcgacgtgctcCGCCAGCAAAGGCTAGGAATGAAAGTTTGCCCGGCTTTCCCGCGGTGCCTATCGGAAGGGGTTTGAATGATGGTCAAGATGCCGCGCATGATACCGAGGATGAATCGGAGTTTGAATTAAGTCCAGCGCCGACACCATCTGCTGGCCTCGGCTCCGTTGCCCCTAGCGATGCtgaagacgatgacgagTGGCAGATTCGGCGCATCGCAGCCCAGCGTCGCGGGTTTCGTTCCGGTAATGATCGACGCCTTAAGAAGGAACGTTCTCGATTGGAAACCCATCACCCTGAGCTTTCCACAATGTGGAAAGAGTTGGAGGCCATGCCTGTCCTCAATGCGGGCATTGCCAAGCAGCCTCAAAATATTTCCCGTCAACTAAAGCCATTTCAACTCGAGGGCCTCGCCTGGATGAAAGAAATGGAGACGATGGAATGGAAGGGCGGTCTGCTCGGTGATGAGATGGGGCTCGGCAAAACCATCCAGGCCGTCTCACTCATCATGTCCGACTACCCGGCCAAGCAGCCATCATTGGTCCTCGTCCCGCCCGTTGCGCTCATGCAATGGCAATCGGAGATCAAGTCGTACACCGACGGCACCCTCAACACCTTCGTTTTCCACGGTACAAACCAAAAGGCAAAGGGCATCACCGTCAAGGAACTCAAAAAATACGACGTTATTATGATGTCGTACAACAGTCTCGAATCCATGTACCGAAAGCAGGAGCGCGGCTTCAAGCGAAAAAATGGCATACATAAAGAAAAGAGCGTCATACACTCGATACGCTTCCACCGCATCATTCTGGACGAAGCTCATTGCATCAAAACACgaacgacgatgacggcaaagGCCTGTTTTGCCCTCCAGACGGAGTACCGATGGTGTTTGACTGGAACACCACTTCAGAATCGAATCGGCGAGTTCTTTTCCCTCATCAGGTTCCTCAACGTCAAGCCGTTCGCCTCGTACCTTTGCAAACAGTGCCCATGCTCGGCGCTCGAGTGGGTGATGGACGATGATCACCGCTGCAAGAGCTGCCGCCATCCCGGCATGCAGCACGTCTCCGTCTTCAATCAGGAGCTGCTGAACCCGATTCAAAAGTATGGCAACGCGGGCCCCGGCAGAGAAGCTCTCCGGAAACTCCGGCTCATGACGGCTCGAATCATGCTGCGGCGACTCAAAAAGGACCACACCAACTCGATGGAGCTCCCGGTCAAGGAGGTGTACGTGGACAGGCAATTCtttggcgaggaggagaatgACTTTGCCAATAGCATCATGACGAGCGGACAGCGGAAGTTTGACACCTACGTCGCCCAGGGTGTCCTCTTGAACAATTACGCCAACATTTTTGGCCTCATCATGCAGATGCGCCAGGTTGCCGACCATCCCGACTTGATCTTGAAGAAGAACGCCGAGAGTGGCCAGAACGTCCTCGTCTGCTGCATAtgcgacgagccggccgaggacacgGTTCGCAGCCGCTGCAAGCACGACTTTTGTCGAGCCTGCGTCGCTAGTTACATCCGGTCGACGGACGTGCCCGACTGCCCCCGATGCCACATTCCGCTGTCGATCGATCTCGAGCAACCGGAGATTGAGCAGGACGAGACGCTTGTGAAGAAGAACTCCATCATCAACCGCATTAAGATGGAGAACTGGACATCATCGTCCAAGATCGAACTTCTCGTCCACGAACTCCACAGGCTTCGCTCCGACAACGCATCCCACAAGTCCATCATATTTTCCCAGTTCACGACAATGCTTCAGCTCATCGAATGGCGTTTGCGTCGAGCCGGCATAACGACGGTCATGCTGGACGGTAGCATGACGCCCGCGCAGCGCCAGGCTTCGATCGAGCATTTCATGAACAACGTCGACGTGGAGTGCTTCCTCGTCTCGCTCAAGGCGGGCGGCGTTGCTCTCAACCTCACCGAGGCCTCCCGAGTTTTCATCGTAGATCC ATGGTGGAACCCTGCCGCCGAGTGGCAGTCGGCTGACCGTTGTCATCGCATCGGCCAGACACGACCTTGCACCATCACCCGCCTCTGCATCGAGGACTCTGTCGAAAGCCGAATGGTGCTCATTCAGGAGAAAAAGACGAGCATGATTCACTCGACGGTCAATGCCGACGATAAGGCTATGGAGTCTCTCACTCCGCAAGACATGCAGTTCCTCTTCCGTGGCAGCTAA